In Polaribacter sp. L3A8, a genomic segment contains:
- the hemW gene encoding radical SAM family heme chaperone HemW, with translation MSGIYIHIPFCKQACFYCDFHFSTSLKKKEDMILSLIKEIEIRKDELENSIIETIYFGGGTPSVLNTEEIQTLIDAVYKNHTVVDNPEITLEANPDDLSEEKIIQLSKSPINRLSIGVQSFFEKDLQLMNRAHNSSEAKKSLAMVTRYFDNLSVDLIYGIPDCTNEEWRENIQTALSFGIPHISSYALTVEPKTALDTLIKKGEIKNVDEEKAQEQFYILIEELKRANFVHYELSNFGKEGFFSQNNSSYWLGKSYLGIGPSAHSFNGIQRSWNVRNNTKYIKSIQENKLPIERETLTKVDGYNEYIMTGLRTIWGVSLDKIEKDFGEKYIKYLEKQADKYLQQELLILENRILKTTQKGKFLSDGISSDLFMVN, from the coding sequence ATGTCTGGAATTTATATACATATACCGTTTTGTAAACAAGCATGTTTTTATTGCGACTTTCATTTTTCTACTTCGTTAAAGAAGAAAGAAGATATGATTTTGTCTTTAATTAAAGAGATAGAAATTAGAAAAGACGAATTAGAAAATTCAATTATAGAAACCATTTATTTTGGAGGAGGAACACCATCTGTTTTAAATACGGAAGAAATTCAAACTTTAATTGATGCTGTTTATAAAAATCATACAGTAGTTGATAATCCAGAAATTACGCTAGAGGCAAATCCTGATGATTTATCAGAAGAAAAAATTATACAACTTTCTAAATCACCCATAAACAGACTAAGTATTGGTGTTCAATCTTTTTTTGAGAAAGATTTACAACTGATGAATCGTGCGCATAATTCATCCGAAGCAAAAAAATCATTAGCTATGGTAACGCGCTATTTCGATAATCTTTCTGTCGATTTAATTTACGGAATTCCGGATTGTACAAATGAGGAATGGAGAGAAAATATACAAACGGCTTTGAGTTTCGGAATTCCACATATATCTAGTTATGCCTTAACGGTAGAACCAAAAACAGCTTTAGACACTTTAATTAAAAAAGGTGAAATTAAAAATGTTGATGAAGAAAAAGCGCAAGAACAGTTTTATATTTTAATTGAAGAATTAAAGAGAGCCAATTTTGTGCATTACGAATTATCAAACTTTGGTAAAGAAGGTTTTTTTAGTCAAAATAATTCGTCTTATTGGTTGGGTAAATCTTATTTAGGTATTGGTCCTTCTGCACATTCGTTTAATGGTATTCAACGAAGTTGGAATGTTAGAAATAACACAAAGTATATTAAATCTATTCAAGAAAATAAACTTCCTATAGAAAGAGAAACGTTAACAAAAGTGGATGGTTATAATGAATATATTATGACAGGTTTACGAACTATTTGGGGAGTTTCTTTAGATAAAATTGAAAAGGATTTTGGAGAAAAATATATAAAATATTTAGAAAAACAAGCTGATAAATATTTGCAACAAGAATTACTAATTCTAGAAAACCGAATTTTAAAAACAACTCAAAAAGGAAAGTTTTTATCAGACGGAATTTCTTCAGATTTATTTATGGTTAATTAG
- a CDS encoding four helix bundle protein, with product MKLPNNPLQNKSYDLALLIVKLSKKLMIEKKEYVLSKQILRSGTSVGANIVEANGAISKADFSAKMSIAYKECLETKYWLHLLKDSDDLELVDFNILFEKADEIGRILFSILKTTRINKQS from the coding sequence ATGAAATTACCAAATAATCCGTTACAGAATAAATCTTATGACCTTGCATTGTTAATTGTAAAACTTAGCAAGAAGTTAATGATAGAAAAGAAAGAATATGTTTTGTCAAAACAGATTTTAAGAAGCGGAACTTCAGTTGGAGCCAATATCGTTGAAGCTAACGGTGCTATTTCTAAGGCAGATTTTTCTGCTAAAATGTCAATTGCTTATAAAGAATGTTTAGAAACAAAATATTGGTTGCATTTATTAAAAGATAGTGACGATTTAGAACTTGTTGATTTTAATATTTTATTTGAAAAAGCTGATGAGATTGGGAGAATTCTTTTTTCAATTTTAAAAACGACTAGAATTAATAAGCAATCGTGA
- the ruvC gene encoding crossover junction endodeoxyribonuclease RuvC, whose translation MAIEKIILGIDPGTTIMGFGLIKVVGKKMEFIQMNELMLKKYDDHYLKLKLIFERTIELIDTYNPDEIAIEAPFFGKNVQSMLKLGRAQGVAMAAGLSREIPITEYLPKKIKMAVTGSGSASKEQVALMLKSLLNLKTLPKNLDATDGLAAAVCHFYNSGKVVGGKNYTGWASFVKQNEKRVKK comes from the coding sequence TTGGCGATAGAAAAAATTATTTTAGGAATTGATCCAGGAACCACAATTATGGGTTTCGGACTGATAAAAGTTGTTGGTAAAAAGATGGAATTTATTCAAATGAATGAATTAATGTTAAAGAAATACGACGATCATTATCTAAAATTAAAACTCATTTTTGAACGAACCATAGAATTGATAGACACTTACAATCCGGATGAGATTGCTATTGAAGCACCCTTTTTTGGTAAGAATGTACAATCGATGTTAAAGTTAGGTAGAGCGCAAGGAGTTGCGATGGCTGCAGGTTTATCTCGCGAAATTCCGATTACAGAATACTTGCCTAAGAAAATTAAAATGGCAGTTACCGGAAGCGGAAGTGCAAGTAAAGAGCAAGTGGCTTTGATGTTAAAATCTTTATTGAATTTAAAAACATTGCCTAAAAATTTAGATGCAACAGATGGTTTAGCGGCTGCAGTTTGTCATTTTTACAATTCGGGTAAAGTTGTTGGTGGGAAAAACTATACAGGTTGGGCCAGTTTTGTAAAACAAAATGAAAAACGGGTTAAAAAGTAA
- a CDS encoding glycosyltransferase family 2 protein, producing the protein MIWLLVFTFVFYAILIVSLSIGFKNSPNYIPQNTETKTSFSVIIPFRNEAKNLPLLLKSISELKYPKNLVEFILVDDASSDNSIEVINNFLSVITNEEQGETFKDATRIDIKVIKNVRISNSPKKDAITTAITTAKNNWIVTTDADCMLPINWLNILDNFILNKKPNMVVAPVNYKVENNFLEQFQLLDFMSMQGTTIGGFGINFPFLCNGANFAYKKTTFLELNGFKGNNNIASGDDIFLFEKFIKADKKSVRYLKSPNAIVTTFPVKSWTDLMNQRTRWAAKTSSFSSLRVKLIGLLVLFTNCFVIYYLLTGSVKMMFVPLVLKMSIDLFLFLPTIQFFNHKSSFFKWYFLSSLLYPFFSILVILKSIFFKYGWKDRRFKK; encoded by the coding sequence ATGATATGGTTATTAGTTTTTACATTCGTTTTCTACGCTATTTTGATTGTCTCTTTGTCAATAGGCTTTAAAAACAGTCCTAATTATATTCCTCAAAACACCGAAACTAAAACTTCTTTCTCTGTAATTATCCCTTTTAGAAACGAAGCTAAAAACCTACCGCTTTTATTAAAATCAATTAGCGAATTAAAGTATCCCAAGAATTTGGTAGAATTTATTTTGGTTGATGATGCTTCTTCTGATAATTCTATCGAAGTTATAAACAACTTCCTTTCAGTAATTACGAACGAGGAACAAGGAGAAACCTTTAAAGATGCTACTAGAATTGATATTAAGGTTATAAAAAACGTAAGAATATCTAATTCTCCAAAAAAAGATGCTATTACAACTGCAATTACTACTGCAAAAAATAATTGGATTGTTACCACAGATGCAGATTGTATGTTGCCTATAAATTGGCTGAATATTTTAGATAACTTTATTCTGAACAAAAAACCGAATATGGTAGTTGCTCCTGTAAATTACAAGGTAGAAAACAACTTTTTAGAACAGTTTCAGTTATTAGATTTTATGAGCATGCAAGGAACTACAATTGGCGGTTTTGGCATCAATTTTCCGTTTTTATGTAATGGTGCTAATTTTGCTTATAAAAAAACAACCTTTTTAGAGTTAAATGGCTTTAAAGGAAACAACAATATAGCAAGTGGTGATGATATCTTTCTATTCGAAAAATTTATAAAAGCTGATAAAAAAAGTGTTCGTTATTTAAAATCTCCAAATGCAATTGTAACTACATTTCCGGTAAAAAGTTGGACAGACTTAATGAACCAAAGAACAAGATGGGCAGCAAAAACAAGTAGTTTTAGTTCTTTAAGAGTAAAACTAATTGGCTTACTCGTACTTTTTACAAATTGCTTTGTTATTTATTATCTATTAACAGGTTCTGTTAAAATGATGTTTGTTCCTTTGGTTTTAAAAATGAGTATAGATTTGTTTTTATTCTTGCCTACAATTCAGTTTTTTAACCACAAATCGTCATTTTTTAAATGGTATTTCTTATCGAGCTTACTGTATCCATTTTTTAGTATTCTAGTTATTTTAAAATCTATTTTCTTTAAGTATGGCTGGAAAGATAGACGTTTTAAAAAATAA